The Kribbella shirazensis genomic interval GTCAACCCGGAAACTGCGGGTGATAGTCACGGCTCACCTGGTGGACCTTCCGGTACCCGATCATGCCGAGCACGACAGCCGTCATCACGGCGGTCAGAACGCCGACCAGCGTGCGCACCGCTGGCGCAGCGCCCACCGCCTGGCAGATCACCCCGGCCAGCACACCGGTGACGACCGCGTCGACCACGCCGACGACGAGAGGCGACCCCGACATCCAGTGCGTGACGCCGACGCGATCTCGGAAAGCGTAAGTCCGCATCAGGCCCGGCTTGTCGTCATGATGACTTGAGACGAAGTAGGTTTCCAGCTCTGGTGCGAGCTCGATGTATGCGTGCCGGAGCCGATTCATGCCGAGCACCATCCACGCATCCTCGACATCTGCCTCGATCAGGCGGAAGAACGTCCCGACTCCGATCAGCAGAACGACCGGCAGGATCAGCAGTGCGAAGGTCCGGAAGTCCGGCCCGAATCCTGTCGCGTTGGCCACCAGCGACAGCGCGATGACGGCCGCCGACAGAACCGTCAGATAGGTGCCGGTCCGGCTGAAGATCTCGCTCCACGTCATGCTGCGGGTGGCCAGCAGACTCCAATGCTCGGTGACGAGGAACTGGACATGTGGTTTGCTGCTGACGTCAAGGCTGTCCAGGGACAGCGGTCGAACCGGTGGCTGCTGCCTCATCCGATCTCCCATGCTCCAGTCCCGGGCCTGGGTACCGCACTCGCGGTCAGGCCGGGCGAACGATGTTGACCAGCTGGCACGGTGCGATCCGCACACCGTGTCGTATCGCGTCCGACCGTGGACAACGTCACGGCCCCACGCTCATCCCGCGCAGCGCGCCGGTCAGTTGCCGCCGGGCCGTGACACCCAACTTCGTGAAGACCTTGCGGAGGTGCCACTCGACAGTCCGTGGGCTGATGTACAGCTCCGAGGCGATCTCGGCGTTGGTGAGGCCATCAGCTGCGAGGCGAGCGATGTGCAACTCCTGGGCCGTGAGCTCCTGCTGGAGCTCACCGGTTTGCCGATGGACTATCTCGCCGGTGGCCCCAAGCTCGCGGCGCGCGCGGTCCGCGAACGCCTCCATCCCCATCGCCGCCAGGGCGTCGTGCGCGGATCGGAGATGTACACGTGACTCCAGCCGGCGACCGGCCCGTCGCAGCCACTCGCCGAACAGCAATCGCGTCCGGGCCGTCTCGACTCGCAAGTTCGTCCGCGCCAGACGGTCGACCGCTTCCCGGTAGAGGTCTTCGGTACGGGGGCCGTCGAGTTGCGCCTCTGAACGCGCCGCGACGCCGAGCGCCCAGTCCGTTCCGCTCGCCCGAGCCGACTCCGCGAGTTGTTCGGCGGCCCCTGCTGCCGTATTCGAATCGCCGGTGCGGGCCGCCGCCTCCACGAGCTCCGCGAGGCTCCACGACCTGACCACCATCTCCTCAGGGTGAGTGGCGGCGGCACGGGCGGATTCGAGTGCCGCGGGGTAGTGCCGATGACTGTTGCTCAGCACTGCGTTCGCCCAGTGGATCAGGGACACGCCGAGGCCCTCACCACGCGCGGCAGCGTCACGCCGCGCGGCCGCCAGGAATGCCGTCGCACGCTCGGTCTTTCCCTCGAACGCGGCCAGGCCGATCGCGCCGTACGGCGTCATCCTCGACTCCGCGAGATCGGTCGCGGCCTCAGCCTCCTGGACGAGAGCCGCCGCTGCGGGCAGATCGCCGGAGAACAGGTCCACGAAGATCCGCGAATGGAGAGCCAGAGGCAATGCGCTCACCGCACCCGAGTCCCGAGCGATCTGCAAGTGCAGACTGGCCAGTCGATCCCATGCCTGGCTGTCCCTCAGGTCGATTGCGACCACCGTCGCGAGCCAGAGGAACCGGACCGCCTCCTGCACCGGTATGTCGTCACGGTCGAACGCCTGGATCGCGGATCGGAGCATCGGGACCGCAGTCTGGTAACCGTCTCCGAAGAGCACCGCGAGTGCACGGAGGAGGTCGTCCCCACGGCGCGGCCGCGACGGTTCGGGTACGTCGCGAACCATCAAGGCGACCGCCCGCGCGCCCGGATCGGTGGCAAGGTGTCCGGCAAACCACGTCGCGGTGAACGCGTCGACGTAGCTGTCCATGGCCAGCTCGACGTCAAGGACCTCCAATCGACGAGCGGCATTCACGAGCAACGGGAGCGCCGCCCCACCCTGACCGCTCGTCAGCCCGATCTGTGCGCGCAGAACGTCGGCGCGGGCGCGCTGGAGGTCGTCGAGAGGTCCGTGTTCGGTCACTGCGAGCAACCGTGACGCGGCCTCGAGGGTGCCTGCGTGCATCATCGCCTGGACAGCGTTCAATCGTCGGTGGACCCGGTCCCCGGCATCCGGCGTCAGTACTGCGGCGCGCTCGAGGAAGGCGGCGGCCGCGGCCAGTCCGCCTTGCGCCAGGGCACGATCGGCGGAGCGTTCGAGTTGCGCCGCGACGGCCTCGTCCGGACCTGTCGCCGCGGAAGCGCGGTGCCAAGCCTGCCGGTCAGGGTCCGCCAGCGGGTCGGTCGCCGCGGCCAGCGCCCGGTGTGCCGCCTGACGCTCCCGCACGTCCGCCGAGCGGTAGGCCACCGAACGCACCAGAGGATGCCGGAAGCGCACGGTCTCGCGGAGTTCGATCAGGCCTGCGGTCTCGGCCGGGCGGGCGGCGTCCACGCTGATGCCCATGCTCTGGGCCGCACGCCACAACAGGCGGACATCACCGAGCGGCTCCGCCGCCGCGATTACCAGTAGCAGTCGCGACTCGTGGGGAAGCAGCTCGAGGCGACGAAGAAACCCCTCCTCCATCCGGCTGGTCAGCGACCTCCGGCCAACCGTGCTCCCGAGCGCCGGACCGAAGCTGAGCTCGGCAGCGCTGAACCATCGCGGCAGCTCGAGCAAGGCCAGAGGATTCCCGTGCGCCTCAGCCAGGATGCGCTCCCGCACGCGCGCGTCGATACGACCACGCACCGCCGAGTCCAGCATCGCTTGGGCGTCCGGCGTTCGCAGACCCTTGAGCACCACGACCGGCAGTCCGTCCCAGATCTCGGCGGTCTCGCCTGCTCTGATCGTGACGACCAACGCGACGGCCTTCACGCCGGCCTGGGATGTCAGGCGACGAGCCAGGAACGCCAACGTTCGCGCGGAGGCGTGATCCAGCCACTGGGCGTCATCGATCATGCACACCAGCGGGCGCTCCCCGGCACTTTCGGACAGCAAGGTCGAGGTGGCGAGCCCGACGAGGAACTGGTCCGGTGGCGTACCGGCGCGGAGACCGAAGGCGGTCGCCAGCGCGTCGGCCTGCGGGGCAGGAAGTCGATCGAGCATGGGCAGCAGCGGCTCGCAGAATTCGTGCAGCCCCGCGAACGCAAGCTCCATCTGCGATTCGACACCGGTGACGTGCAACGTGCGGCAATCCGCGGCGACTGCCGCGACGTACTCCAGCAGGGCGCTCTTGCCGATGCCGGGCGCACCACGCAGGACCACAACTCCATGGCCGCCCAGACGCGCGGATGCGACCAGGCGTTCGAGCTTCTCACATTCGTCGCGTCGGCCGCGCAAGCGCGGCCGACGGCTGCTTCTCAACGGCAGGCCCCCCTCCAAGCACCTCGCTCTACGCTCGCACCGGATTCCGCGGTACGCAATCCCCGGATGTCCAGCGATCCCCGACGGTCGAGGCATGCTCCCGATCGGCTGATTTCGGCGGAAGCACCAGTGCATCGGCCAGTGCCTGGTACTGGCGCGATCACGTGCACAGTGCGTAATGGTCGTCTCGTCAGCATTCCGGCTGGATGTCTCTCGGCAAGTGATCGGAGACCTTCGATGAACTCTCTGCAGTTCCACGTCACCGAGATCTCGGACGCCTTCTGGAGGGCGTCGTTCAACAACGGACCGGTGAACCTGATCGACCTCGACACGATCGAACAACTCGGCGATCTCGTCACACGGATCGAGGAAGCTCCCGCGTTGACGGTCGTGGTCTTCGACAGCCCGAACGTCGACTTCTTCATGGCGCACTGGGACATCACCGCCGACCGTGCTCGACTGGCCACGATGAAGCCGGGCCAGACAGGACTGCACCCGTACGCAGACAACCTGGTCCGGCTGAGCAAAGTCCCGGCAGTCACCGTCGCCGCAGTCCGGGGCCGCGCCCGCGGCGCAGGCAGTGAGTTCCTCCTGGCCACCGACATCCGGTTCGCGAGCGAGAACGCCGTCATAGGCCAGGTGGACGTCGGCCTGGGCGCGGTGCCCGGCGGCGGAGCGATGGCGCGGCTCGCGCGCCTGGTCGGCCGCGCGCGGGCCGCCGAGATCGTCCTCGGGGCCGACGACTTCCCGGCGGCCCTCGCCGAACGCTACGGCTACGTCAACCGGGTGCTTCCGGACAACGAACTCGACGACTTCGTCGATCGTTTCGCGCGCCGCATCGCGGGATTCGACAAGACCGTGATCGTCGGGGCCAAAGCTCTGCTGGACCTCGCGTCGCTGCCCGCCGACGAGGAGTTCGGACCGGGGATGGCCGCGTTGCTCCGCACCGCGTGGCGGCCGGCGAACGCCGCGCGGATGCGGGACCTGCTCGACCGCGGCCTGCAGACACCCTCGGGCGTCGAACTCGACCTCGGACGGGCTGTCGGGGAGGCCGTGGCTCCGCGGGGCGAGGCTCACGCCGACGGCCGGTCGCCCGGCTGAGAAGAATGCCATTGCCCGCAACCGGAGTCGGTGCCAAAGTGAAATGTTGTGTCGGCTCCGACGTCGCCCCATGCCGCTGCCGATCTGATTGCAGCGGACCGGGACGGGATGGGGGCTTTCATGACTTTCAGCTCAGGGTGGCCGGGGCTACGCGGACGACGGTCGGAGTGCGAGTCGCTGATGGCGCTCCTCGGCGAAACTCGCGACGGACGAAGTCAGGCCATGGTTCTGTCCGGCGAAGCCGGAATCGGCAAGACCGCTCTGCTGCACTACCTGCTGGAGAACGCCGACGGATGCCGCGTGAGCCGGACAGCGGGTGTTGAGTCGGAGATGGAGCTCGCCTTCGCGAGTCTGGAGCAGTTCTGTGTTCCAATTCTCGACGGGATGGACCGGTTGCCAGAGCCGCAGCGGGCCGCACTCGACACCACCTTCGGACTGGCGTCCGGCGCGCCGCCGGATCGGTTCGTCGTCGGGCTGGGCGTGCTCAACCTGCTGAGCTACGCAGCCGAGCAGCAACCGCTGCTGTGTGTCATCGACGACGCCCAGTGGCTCGATCAGGCTTCAGCGCAGACGCTAGAGTTCGTCGCTCGTCGGCTCCGCGCGGAGCCGGTCGCGATGGTATTCGCCCTCCGTACGACGGATGATCAGCCCACGCTGACCGCGTTGCCGCAGCTGCCGCTGCAGGGACTCAGTAACCAGGACGCGGCCGACCTGCTGGATTCCGTACTCGCAGCACGTCTCGACGGCCAGGTCCGGGACCGCTTGCTGGCCGAATCTCACGGCAACCCTCTGGCCCTCCTCGAACTCCCCCGAGAGTTGACTTCCGCCAGCAGCACATTCGGTGTCCACGACAGCGCGGCCCCGAGCCTGGTCGACCGCCTGCAGGATGGTTTCCTACGCAAGGTGGACGGCCTTTCGGCCCGGGCGAGGCAACTGCTGGTGCTCGCAGCGGCAGACCCGGTGGGAGACGTCGATCTGGTGCATCGTGCCGGACGGCGGCTCGGGATCAGTGACGAGGACGTCTCGGCGGCTGAGTCGACTGGGATGATCGAACTGCGTCACCGCGTCGAGTTCAGGCATCCGCTCGTACGGTCTGCCGTCTACCGATCCGCCGTCGCGGAGGATCGGCGCATCGCGCACCAGGCGCTCGCCGATGTCACAG includes:
- a CDS encoding helix-turn-helix transcriptional regulator, which translates into the protein MHWCFRRNQPIGSMPRPSGIAGHPGIAYRGIRCERRARCLEGGLPLRSSRRPRLRGRRDECEKLERLVASARLGGHGVVVLRGAPGIGKSALLEYVAAVAADCRTLHVTGVESQMELAFAGLHEFCEPLLPMLDRLPAPQADALATAFGLRAGTPPDQFLVGLATSTLLSESAGERPLVCMIDDAQWLDHASARTLAFLARRLTSQAGVKAVALVVTIRAGETAEIWDGLPVVVLKGLRTPDAQAMLDSAVRGRIDARVRERILAEAHGNPLALLELPRWFSAAELSFGPALGSTVGRRSLTSRMEEGFLRRLELLPHESRLLLVIAAAEPLGDVRLLWRAAQSMGISVDAARPAETAGLIELRETVRFRHPLVRSVAYRSADVRERQAAHRALAAATDPLADPDRQAWHRASAATGPDEAVAAQLERSADRALAQGGLAAAAAFLERAAVLTPDAGDRVHRRLNAVQAMMHAGTLEAASRLLAVTEHGPLDDLQRARADVLRAQIGLTSGQGGAALPLLVNAARRLEVLDVELAMDSYVDAFTATWFAGHLATDPGARAVALMVRDVPEPSRPRRGDDLLRALAVLFGDGYQTAVPMLRSAIQAFDRDDIPVQEAVRFLWLATVVAIDLRDSQAWDRLASLHLQIARDSGAVSALPLALHSRIFVDLFSGDLPAAAALVQEAEAATDLAESRMTPYGAIGLAAFEGKTERATAFLAAARRDAAARGEGLGVSLIHWANAVLSNSHRHYPAALESARAAATHPEEMVVRSWSLAELVEAAARTGDSNTAAGAAEQLAESARASGTDWALGVAARSEAQLDGPRTEDLYREAVDRLARTNLRVETARTRLLFGEWLRRAGRRLESRVHLRSAHDALAAMGMEAFADRARRELGATGEIVHRQTGELQQELTAQELHIARLAADGLTNAEIASELYISPRTVEWHLRKVFTKLGVTARRQLTGALRGMSVGP
- a CDS encoding enoyl-CoA hydratase/isomerase family protein — its product is MNSLQFHVTEISDAFWRASFNNGPVNLIDLDTIEQLGDLVTRIEEAPALTVVVFDSPNVDFFMAHWDITADRARLATMKPGQTGLHPYADNLVRLSKVPAVTVAAVRGRARGAGSEFLLATDIRFASENAVIGQVDVGLGAVPGGGAMARLARLVGRARAAEIVLGADDFPAALAERYGYVNRVLPDNELDDFVDRFARRIAGFDKTVIVGAKALLDLASLPADEEFGPGMAALLRTAWRPANAARMRDLLDRGLQTPSGVELDLGRAVGEAVAPRGEAHADGRSPG